A stretch of Flexivirga aerilata DNA encodes these proteins:
- a CDS encoding xanthine dehydrogenase small subunit, with product MPVNLNGVTAPLDSADPHTNALDWLRSRGLTGAKEGCAEGECGACSVLVRRPSGDRSTWTAINACLIPALSLDGQDVVTSEGLGTPDDLHPVQQEMAVRGGSQCGYCTPGFVCSMAAEYYREDRHADPAPATGDDGEHGPNGFDLHALSGNLCRCTGYRPIRDAAYALDSPAADDEFAARLAEPAPPAVATRVTAAGAEFVRPESLAEAVRLLADTPEAQLVAGATDWGVGVNLMRARAPRIIAIDRLPELRMLHVDDDAVMIGAALTLSEIEAQLDGRIPLLAKLFPQFASRLIRNGATLGGNLGTGSPIGDSPPVLLALESEVVLTGPGGQRTVPLADYFTGYRQSVRAADEIITALRVPLPLAAHTAFHKIAKRRFDDISSVAVAFAIDLQDGVVSRAAIGLGGVAATPLRARRTEEILVGAPWTSETIEIAARSLTAEGTPMADHRASSDYRRAMLGTSLPKFFAQFEQEAEPA from the coding sequence ATGCCGGTGAATCTCAACGGCGTCACCGCACCGCTGGACAGCGCCGACCCGCACACCAACGCGCTCGACTGGCTGCGATCACGCGGCCTCACCGGCGCCAAGGAGGGCTGCGCCGAAGGTGAGTGCGGCGCGTGCTCGGTCCTGGTGCGACGACCCAGCGGCGACCGCTCGACGTGGACGGCGATCAACGCCTGCCTCATCCCTGCCCTGTCGCTCGACGGACAGGACGTGGTCACCTCCGAAGGTCTCGGCACCCCAGACGATCTGCACCCGGTCCAGCAGGAGATGGCGGTCCGGGGCGGATCCCAATGCGGTTATTGCACACCGGGTTTCGTCTGCAGTATGGCGGCGGAATACTACCGCGAGGACCGGCACGCCGACCCGGCACCCGCCACCGGCGACGACGGCGAGCACGGGCCCAACGGCTTCGACCTGCACGCGCTCAGCGGCAACCTCTGCCGGTGCACCGGCTACCGGCCCATCCGCGACGCGGCCTACGCACTCGACTCCCCCGCTGCCGACGACGAGTTCGCCGCCCGCCTGGCAGAGCCGGCACCGCCCGCCGTCGCGACCCGGGTCACGGCCGCAGGCGCCGAGTTCGTGCGGCCGGAGTCGCTCGCCGAGGCGGTGCGGCTGCTCGCCGACACACCGGAGGCGCAGCTGGTCGCCGGTGCCACCGATTGGGGAGTCGGCGTCAACCTGATGCGGGCGCGCGCGCCGCGCATCATCGCCATCGACCGCCTGCCGGAGCTGCGCATGCTCCACGTCGACGACGACGCGGTCATGATCGGTGCCGCGCTGACCCTGTCGGAGATCGAGGCGCAGCTCGACGGCCGGATCCCCTTGCTGGCCAAGCTCTTTCCGCAGTTCGCCTCCCGCCTCATCCGCAACGGCGCCACGCTCGGTGGCAACCTCGGCACCGGATCGCCGATCGGTGACAGCCCGCCCGTCCTGCTCGCACTGGAGTCGGAGGTCGTCCTCACCGGCCCCGGGGGCCAGCGCACTGTGCCCTTGGCCGACTACTTCACCGGCTACCGGCAATCGGTGCGCGCGGCCGACGAGATCATCACCGCGCTGCGTGTCCCGCTGCCGCTCGCCGCGCACACGGCCTTCCACAAGATCGCCAAGCGCCGCTTCGACGACATCTCCAGCGTCGCCGTCGCCTTCGCGATCGACCTCCAGGACGGAGTGGTCTCCCGCGCGGCGATCGGCCTCGGCGGAGTCGCCGCCACGCCGTTGCGGGCGCGCCGCACCGAGGAGATCCTCGTTGGCGCGCCCTGGACGAGCGAGACCATCGAGATAGCCGCGCGCAGCCTGACCGCCGAAGGCACCCCGATGGCGGACCATCGGGCCAGCAGCGACTACCGGCGGGCGATGCTCGGCACCAGCCTGCCGAAGTTCTTCGCGCAGTTCGAGCAGGAAGCGGAGCCCGCATGA